Proteins from one Fervidicoccaceae archaeon genomic window:
- a CDS encoding CARDB domain-containing protein: MKNKAIFLSLLILFSFLYITSPSQAQQEGGLFTVLSAYWGSQQSPACVGAGMQMQQLNVVLKYNGNSTYGGVKGLLYLPSYLSDSLSGGSIATATSMSPLVPGQTLTLSYWIDVSNGAPAGYYQAFISMYVYDSGAWKNVEIDPFTITLSSTPSIALAVPTIISTPPGYVNLSIPIQNGGSGYAYGALLTASSSQQQVLVLNQSIKIGTIGPMETYQAEVPLYISPSAAGSLIPISFKLSFLDSCGIAESYSTSIYLSIQQPSSPQLSVQLAPTVLTAGTNSTLSVLVINSGNQTAKSLTVSLELPQQLLSSGGSSSLYLGDLQSNQSATANFSVLPLGISGSKTVLQLYVDLSYTDSYGISRMQRIPFLLTIVQPKSVLSIDLEPHSLMAGGKGNITVTITNSGNTSISGLDVTISPSQSMSFLGFDGRWYVGDLLPGESRSIAIQVIVQPTASGMATLTLSMSYTDSTFTARTESRTESILIMGSPTVSNFLVTPSPQSVVGGLCCSQINLTITSTAAKRLDNVSLTISPGNLIIVGSSGRFYLGSINPGESRSVSFSVYANAVQSIQYATLAAAITYTDPTTGSIISENDPFTLMIVPATSKLPLQISTETWIVTAGQTNYLNLSLINPNSFALGQISITLTPPSGTILPGTGNYYIDSLGPGETTQISIPLYIPSTMSSSTVALTASISYFDGSTITSTSKTLTFLLALPPSLKITNYAVLPQTISPGQTFSASLTIANTGIGPAYNVTIAVLPSPLYSTLLGSQSFINQLNSGSSTTVTFSFRLSSNVNATTFPGNETITRTFTRTFTQTQPVGNITRTYPIGESRQPIESVNFVITYSDNVGKQYSTELSIPLTISPSSNNTSTTAINTSSTSLHSYVLPTAIAVVAILTIYISLRAVMRGKK, encoded by the coding sequence ATGAAGAACAAAGCCATCTTCCTATCATTGTTGATACTTTTCTCGTTTCTCTATATAACCTCCCCTTCTCAGGCACAGCAAGAAGGGGGATTATTCACCGTATTGAGCGCTTACTGGGGCTCGCAGCAGTCTCCAGCATGCGTTGGAGCAGGAATGCAGATGCAGCAACTCAATGTCGTTCTCAAATACAACGGAAACTCAACATATGGTGGAGTGAAGGGTCTCCTCTACCTGCCAAGCTATCTGAGCGATTCACTGAGCGGAGGTTCCATAGCTACTGCCACGAGCATGTCCCCTCTGGTTCCTGGGCAAACACTAACGCTCTCCTATTGGATAGATGTAAGCAATGGCGCCCCTGCTGGGTACTACCAGGCATTTATATCCATGTACGTCTACGACAGCGGGGCATGGAAGAACGTTGAAATAGATCCATTTACTATAACTCTAAGCAGCACCCCTTCCATTGCCCTAGCAGTTCCAACTATAATTTCCACACCTCCCGGATATGTGAATCTCAGCATACCAATTCAGAATGGTGGTAGCGGATATGCATATGGAGCACTTCTCACAGCATCATCTTCACAGCAGCAAGTTCTGGTTCTTAACCAAAGTATAAAAATTGGAACAATAGGTCCCATGGAAACATATCAGGCTGAGGTACCTCTTTATATTTCACCCTCAGCTGCTGGCTCTCTAATACCAATTTCCTTTAAGCTCTCTTTCTTGGACAGCTGTGGAATTGCTGAGAGCTATAGCACAAGCATATATCTGAGCATTCAACAGCCATCATCTCCTCAGCTATCCGTTCAGCTCGCACCCACGGTTCTCACTGCAGGCACAAACAGCACACTGAGCGTTCTTGTGATCAATTCCGGGAACCAGACAGCAAAAAGCCTGACAGTATCTCTCGAGCTTCCGCAGCAGCTCCTCTCTTCAGGAGGAAGCTCCAGCCTCTATCTCGGTGATCTTCAATCGAACCAATCAGCTACGGCTAACTTCAGCGTTCTGCCTCTTGGAATTTCAGGAAGCAAGACAGTGCTCCAGCTCTACGTCGATCTCAGCTATACTGACAGCTACGGAATTTCCAGAATGCAGAGGATCCCATTTCTCCTAACAATCGTGCAGCCAAAGAGCGTGCTATCCATTGATTTGGAGCCTCATAGCTTGATGGCAGGAGGAAAAGGCAACATAACAGTGACAATAACCAACAGTGGAAATACCTCGATAAGCGGCCTAGATGTAACAATATCTCCATCACAATCAATGAGCTTCCTTGGTTTCGATGGTAGATGGTATGTAGGAGACCTGCTTCCAGGAGAGAGCAGAAGCATAGCAATCCAGGTAATTGTTCAACCTACAGCCAGCGGTATGGCTACTTTGACCCTCAGCATGTCATACACGGATTCAACATTCACTGCTAGAACGGAGAGCAGAACCGAAAGCATACTCATAATGGGCTCCCCCACAGTTTCGAACTTCCTGGTGACTCCCTCGCCCCAAAGCGTTGTTGGAGGTCTCTGCTGCTCTCAGATCAATTTGACCATAACAAGCACAGCAGCAAAGAGGCTTGATAATGTTTCGCTCACCATATCTCCTGGGAACCTCATCATTGTGGGATCCAGCGGAAGATTCTACTTGGGAAGCATAAATCCTGGAGAGAGCAGGAGCGTGAGCTTCAGCGTCTATGCCAACGCTGTTCAGTCCATACAGTACGCGACCCTTGCTGCTGCAATCACCTATACAGATCCCACAACTGGAAGCATCATCTCTGAAAACGATCCCTTTACTCTGATGATAGTTCCAGCAACCTCGAAGCTACCTCTCCAGATAAGCACTGAAACCTGGATAGTGACTGCAGGACAGACAAACTATCTGAACCTCTCCCTCATCAACCCAAACAGCTTTGCATTAGGGCAGATCAGCATAACTTTAACACCACCAAGCGGAACTATACTGCCTGGAACGGGGAATTACTACATAGATTCACTGGGTCCGGGAGAAACAACACAGATCTCCATACCCCTATATATACCATCCACAATGAGCTCATCAACAGTGGCTCTCACAGCCTCAATAAGCTACTTCGATGGTTCCACAATAACAAGCACATCAAAGACCTTAACCTTCCTCTTGGCACTGCCCCCATCTCTGAAGATCACAAACTACGCTGTTCTCCCCCAAACAATATCTCCAGGGCAGACCTTCTCAGCATCCCTGACAATAGCTAACACTGGCATAGGTCCCGCCTACAATGTAACTATAGCTGTCCTCCCGAGCCCTCTGTACTCCACACTCCTTGGCTCGCAGAGCTTCATTAACCAGCTCAACAGCGGGTCCTCAACAACGGTGACATTCAGCTTCAGGCTCTCGAGCAATGTAAATGCAACAACATTCCCTGGAAATGAAACAATAACAAGAACTTTCACGAGAACATTTACCCAAACACAGCCAGTGGGCAACATAACCAGAACCTATCCCATCGGTGAATCAAGGCAGCCAATCGAAAGCGTAAACTTCGTCATAACATATTCAGACAACGTTGGAAAGCAGTACAGCACGGAGCTCTCAATCCCACTCACAATATCCCCTAGCAGCAACAACACATCCACAACAGCAATAAATACATCGAGCACATCTCTCCACTCCTACGTGCTTCCCACAGCTATAGCTGTTGTAGCAATTCTCACAATATACATATCACTGAGAGCAGTCATGAGAGGTAAGAAGTGA
- a CDS encoding ABC transporter ATP-binding protein yields MSNRALMTLNDVWKIYRIGKVEYPALRGVSLEINRGEFISIVGPSGHGKTTLLNICGTIDRPTKGKVILDNTDLNSLTDNQLAELRNKKMGFVFQSFNLIPHLTAIENVELPMIALGIPPRERRRRALEILSNFLPESAFNKKPLELSGGEQQRVAIARALVNNPEIIIADEPTGNLDSVNSTNIARIFRELRDQGKTIVMATHNLELTSFADRIVRIRDGKIVEIKESRGISS; encoded by the coding sequence TTGAGCAATAGGGCTCTCATGACTCTTAATGATGTTTGGAAGATCTACAGAATTGGCAAAGTGGAATACCCTGCCCTCAGGGGGGTCTCTCTCGAGATAAACAGAGGGGAATTCATAAGCATTGTTGGACCATCAGGGCACGGAAAGACAACTCTGCTCAACATATGTGGCACCATCGACAGGCCTACAAAAGGAAAGGTCATTCTTGACAACACAGATCTTAATTCACTCACAGACAATCAGCTCGCTGAGCTCAGGAACAAAAAGATGGGCTTCGTCTTCCAATCTTTCAATTTGATACCTCACCTCACAGCCATTGAAAACGTGGAGCTTCCCATGATCGCTCTGGGGATACCCCCTAGAGAGAGAAGGAGGAGGGCCCTGGAGATTCTTAGCAACTTTCTCCCAGAATCTGCCTTCAATAAGAAGCCTCTTGAGCTAAGCGGGGGGGAGCAGCAGAGGGTTGCTATAGCGAGGGCTCTAGTGAATAATCCTGAGATAATAATAGCGGATGAGCCGACAGGGAATCTGGACTCGGTAAACTCTACAAACATAGCCAGGATATTCAGAGAGCTGAGGGATCAGGGAAAGACAATAGTCATGGCAACCCACAACTTGGAGCTCACAAGCTTTGCAGACAGGATAGTCAGGATAAGAGATGGTAAAATTGTAGAAATAAAGGAGAGCAGGGGGATCTCATCATGA
- a CDS encoding 2-keto-3-deoxygluconate permease, giving the protein MILIRIWDSINRVPGGLMIIPLILGSLVKTFFPSFLDMGSFVTALFKQSALPLIALLIFATGAQTTVRVAPKVLAKAGALLLAKTLVPGAIIAALGIYLLGRGEVLPGISVLSLLAALSNSNGGLWIALASQYGDATDVGAYIASALNDGPFFTMLFLGVAGLAQIPGLALLAAVLPYILGFILGNLDQKIGEIYKPTASIVIPFFAFALGAGIDIRSLGMGAIGGTIIGLLSTFLTGAFGFLSYKAFFKDANPGVGFAIGTTAGNSVVVPSIVAQVDPRYASLVASASAACATAVLITAILTPVVTHIVATRYRMQRNA; this is encoded by the coding sequence GTGATTCTTATTAGGATATGGGATTCGATAAATAGGGTACCCGGAGGACTCATGATAATTCCTCTTATTCTTGGAAGTCTCGTAAAGACCTTTTTCCCTTCTTTTCTGGATATGGGGAGTTTTGTTACGGCTCTCTTTAAGCAGTCTGCCTTACCTCTAATAGCGCTGTTAATCTTTGCAACAGGAGCACAAACTACTGTTAGAGTTGCGCCAAAGGTATTAGCAAAAGCGGGTGCTTTACTCCTTGCTAAGACTCTGGTTCCAGGAGCAATAATAGCAGCTCTAGGAATATATTTACTTGGGAGAGGAGAAGTATTACCAGGAATCAGTGTTCTATCTCTTCTTGCTGCTTTATCAAATTCAAATGGCGGACTGTGGATTGCTCTTGCTTCCCAGTATGGCGATGCTACTGATGTGGGAGCATATATCGCAAGCGCACTCAACGATGGTCCTTTTTTCACAATGCTTTTTCTTGGGGTTGCTGGGCTTGCTCAAATACCAGGGCTTGCTCTTCTAGCCGCAGTTCTTCCTTACATTCTGGGATTTATCTTGGGGAATTTAGATCAAAAAATTGGGGAAATTTATAAGCCAACTGCATCGATAGTTATTCCATTTTTTGCGTTTGCCCTTGGAGCAGGAATTGATATAAGATCTCTGGGCATGGGTGCTATTGGTGGTACAATAATAGGACTTCTTTCGACTTTTTTAACAGGAGCGTTTGGCTTTTTATCGTATAAAGCATTTTTCAAGGACGCTAATCCCGGTGTAGGATTTGCTATAGGAACAACGGCTGGAAATTCCGTTGTTGTTCCATCCATAGTTGCACAGGTTGATCCTAGATATGCTTCACTTGTTGCTTCAGCCAGTGCTGCATGTGCTACAGCTGTACTAATAACTGCTATCTTAACTCCAGTAGTCACACATATAGTCGCTACTAGATATAGAATGCAGAGGAATGCTTGA
- a CDS encoding four-carbon acid sugar kinase family protein: MFGIFKKALILADDYTGGSDTAVQFSKAGYKVSLTSDLKDLGILLRESDVVAYSTESRNIPPRDAKKKIEEAIEIIREELKSIGIRFNEVLFYKKIDSTLRGNILEEVAEATEKLGADIVVFSPALPKQGRTTINGVHLVSGLPVSETYFGKDPRSPTKSSRISWYLSWVKEEERIHFTLEDLRIGGEKDLCSYKAISSDIETDEDLDIFVKTVGKCARNKIILWVGSAGMAEALLRNTLIYTGSPKLLFCIGSINEVTRKQMRILIETEDVDAIKIDLEKAIKNATEEEQRVIDTVRKSKKRCVLITSSLTEDQIDTGRALAGELKLNMSDLGYLIAKFLGKVCSDIIKKEVFGGVFMSGGDISASVMKQLGSTTTFVIGEIEPGIPLMQHIAARVRFATKAGGFGDDFTLIRVLYRL; encoded by the coding sequence ATGTTTGGAATATTTAAAAAAGCTTTAATACTTGCTGATGATTACACGGGAGGAAGCGATACTGCTGTTCAATTTTCTAAGGCTGGATATAAAGTATCGCTTACTTCAGATTTGAAGGATCTGGGAATCCTCTTGAGAGAAAGTGACGTTGTCGCATATAGTACTGAAAGTAGGAACATACCCCCTCGGGACGCTAAGAAAAAAATTGAAGAAGCTATAGAGATAATTCGCGAAGAGTTAAAGAGTATTGGAATCCGATTCAATGAAGTTTTATTCTACAAAAAAATTGACTCCACGTTAAGAGGGAATATACTAGAAGAAGTAGCCGAAGCTACAGAGAAACTAGGAGCTGACATTGTTGTTTTTTCTCCTGCCTTACCTAAACAGGGAAGAACTACAATTAATGGAGTTCATTTAGTTAGTGGTTTACCAGTTTCAGAAACATATTTTGGAAAAGATCCTAGATCTCCAACTAAGAGCTCAAGGATTAGTTGGTATTTAAGTTGGGTAAAAGAAGAAGAAAGAATACATTTTACTCTTGAAGATCTAAGAATAGGAGGGGAAAAGGATCTTTGCTCTTACAAGGCAATCTCTTCAGATATAGAAACAGATGAAGATCTTGATATATTTGTAAAAACTGTAGGAAAATGCGCCAGAAATAAGATAATTCTCTGGGTAGGGTCTGCTGGGATGGCTGAAGCACTACTTCGAAATACACTCATTTATACTGGATCCCCTAAACTCCTTTTCTGTATTGGCTCTATTAATGAAGTGACAAGAAAGCAAATGCGTATTTTAATAGAAACGGAAGATGTTGATGCGATTAAAATAGATCTAGAAAAAGCTATCAAGAATGCTACAGAAGAAGAACAAAGAGTAATAGATACGGTCAGAAAAAGTAAAAAAAGATGTGTGCTGATAACCTCAAGTTTAACAGAGGATCAAATAGATACAGGTAGAGCTCTTGCGGGTGAACTCAAGCTAAACATGTCCGATTTAGGTTATTTGATAGCGAAGTTTCTTGGCAAAGTATGTTCAGATATAATAAAAAAAGAGGTTTTTGGAGGGGTATTTATGAGTGGTGGAGATATCTCTGCTTCTGTTATGAAGCAACTAGGAAGCACAACTACTTTCGTTATTGGTGAGATAGAGCCTGGAATTCCTCTAATGCAACATATTGCTGCTCGAGTCAGATTTGCTACTAAAGCAGGTGGATTTGGAGATGATTTTACTTTGATAAGAGTTCTTTACAGGTTATAA
- the pdxA gene encoding 4-hydroxythreonine-4-phosphate dehydrogenase PdxA, giving the protein MGIILITIGDPAGSGPEIVLKALSHKKIYERSKIAVIGSLKVLEKAREIVKANSLKLTKIEDPGEVEQFEPMNIGVVDLDNVDPRKIVYGSPSELGGRASFEYISKAVELILKRKGTALVTAPISKESLHMAGINYPGHTELLADLAGVKEVRMMLVAGNFRVSHVTTHVSLRKAIEELIKKERILKTIEMTYEALVKFFCISEPKIAVSGLNPHASENGLFGDEELREISPAIEAARERRINALGPFPPDTIFYRAYREKEFDAVIAMYHDQGHIPVKMVGFLEGVNLTLGLPFVRTSPDQGTALGKAGTGLADEKATLEAIKLAIQISENLENNC; this is encoded by the coding sequence ATGGGTATTATACTTATAACTATTGGAGACCCTGCTGGTTCTGGTCCAGAAATTGTGCTAAAAGCTCTCTCACATAAAAAAATATATGAAAGAAGTAAAATTGCTGTAATAGGAAGCTTAAAGGTTTTAGAAAAAGCAAGAGAGATAGTCAAAGCAAATAGCTTGAAACTAACCAAAATAGAAGACCCAGGTGAAGTAGAACAGTTCGAACCAATGAATATTGGAGTAGTTGATTTGGACAACGTAGATCCTAGAAAAATTGTGTATGGATCTCCTTCAGAATTGGGAGGAAGAGCATCTTTCGAATACATTTCTAAGGCTGTTGAATTGATATTGAAGAGAAAAGGAACTGCCCTTGTTACTGCACCAATAAGCAAGGAAAGTCTGCATATGGCTGGAATTAATTACCCTGGGCATACCGAACTCTTGGCAGATCTTGCTGGAGTGAAGGAAGTTAGAATGATGTTAGTAGCTGGGAATTTCAGGGTATCCCATGTAACTACACATGTATCATTGAGAAAGGCCATTGAAGAATTAATAAAAAAGGAGAGAATCTTAAAAACTATTGAAATGACTTATGAAGCTCTTGTTAAGTTTTTCTGCATATCAGAACCAAAAATTGCTGTATCCGGATTGAATCCACATGCCAGTGAGAATGGGCTTTTTGGTGATGAAGAACTAAGAGAAATAAGTCCCGCAATTGAAGCTGCTAGAGAGCGGAGAATTAATGCTCTTGGTCCTTTTCCTCCAGATACTATATTTTATAGGGCTTATAGAGAAAAAGAGTTCGATGCTGTTATAGCTATGTACCATGATCAAGGACATATACCTGTAAAAATGGTAGGTTTCCTTGAGGGGGTAAACCTAACGCTTGGTTTACCTTTTGTTAGAACTTCCCCAGATCAAGGAACTGCTTTGGGGAAGGCTGGAACTGGGCTAGCGGATGAAAAAGCTACATTGGAAGCTATAAAGTTAGCTATCCAAATCTCTGAGAACCTTGAGAATAATTGTTGA
- a CDS encoding MFS transporter — translation MGKNPWLLLLSTTLASSLVPFLTSSTSIALPFIARELNISYSTANWINNFFLIPLSALVLIAGRIGDWVGRGKIYLLGLALFAASSALAMVPINSIYWLFPDRAVQGISGALVTSVAVALISEAFPPSMRGRVIGINTMAVYVGLSLGPLLGGALTSSLGWRSIFLFSLAISAISFLFGLKALSLERGVLERPPFLKGFLFACSTALIATGASVMQRAAIGGGIALLGALAFISIMLAERGRGELLHRKLFTSRLMMSYSAAMLNYSATFALTVLLSLYLEEIRGMSPMEAGAILTVQPVIQAILSPVAGLLAEKVDPSLIATFGMGIIAIAIASLLPIISTSGISVLYLSLILLGIGFALFASPNTTAIVYLTPREAYASSLAFLATMRYFGQSISTSIITSVEAIVPYLKSSLYISLEIYIALSVLGTLLSFLARRR, via the coding sequence TTGGGGAAAAATCCCTGGCTTTTGCTTCTCTCCACCACCTTAGCTAGCTCCCTCGTCCCATTCCTGACAAGCAGCACAAGCATAGCGCTTCCATTCATTGCTAGAGAGTTGAACATCTCATATTCAACAGCAAATTGGATCAATAACTTCTTCCTTATTCCTCTTTCCGCATTGGTGCTCATTGCAGGAAGAATAGGAGATTGGGTGGGAAGGGGAAAAATTTATCTTCTTGGACTCGCTTTGTTTGCAGCATCATCAGCTCTTGCCATGGTACCCATAAATAGCATATATTGGCTATTCCCTGATAGAGCTGTGCAGGGGATAAGTGGAGCGCTTGTGACTTCCGTTGCTGTGGCCCTAATATCGGAGGCCTTTCCTCCTTCGATGAGGGGCAGGGTAATTGGGATAAATACCATGGCTGTCTATGTTGGCCTGAGTCTAGGACCTCTACTAGGAGGAGCTTTAACTTCTTCTCTTGGTTGGAGATCGATATTTCTCTTCTCTCTGGCTATTTCAGCTATTAGCTTTTTATTTGGCCTAAAAGCTCTGAGCTTGGAGAGAGGGGTGCTTGAGCGTCCTCCTTTTCTGAAGGGGTTTCTGTTTGCTTGCTCAACAGCCCTCATAGCTACTGGAGCTTCTGTCATGCAGAGAGCTGCTATTGGAGGGGGAATCGCCCTGCTTGGGGCACTTGCCTTTATATCAATTATGCTTGCAGAGAGGGGGAGAGGAGAGCTGTTGCATAGAAAGCTCTTTACTTCCAGGCTCATGATGTCATACTCTGCTGCTATGCTGAACTATAGTGCAACTTTTGCTTTGACTGTTCTGCTGAGTCTATATCTGGAGGAGATTAGGGGGATGAGCCCGATGGAGGCTGGAGCAATTCTGACAGTTCAGCCAGTGATCCAGGCTATTCTGTCTCCAGTTGCTGGTTTGCTGGCAGAAAAGGTGGATCCATCTCTAATTGCAACATTTGGAATGGGGATCATCGCAATAGCTATTGCATCGCTTCTTCCAATCATATCAACGAGCGGAATCTCTGTGCTGTACCTGTCACTAATTCTTCTCGGCATAGGGTTTGCTCTCTTTGCCTCTCCCAACACAACTGCTATTGTTTACCTCACCCCAAGAGAGGCTTATGCCTCTTCTCTAGCTTTTCTGGCCACAATGAGATATTTTGGACAGTCGATAAGCACATCGATAATTACGTCAGTTGAGGCAATAGTCCCTTATCTGAAGTCGAGCCTGTACATTAGCTTGGAGATCTACATTGCACTGAGCGTTCTTGGAACTCTCCTTTCTTTTCTGGCAAGGAGGCGCTAG
- a CDS encoding thymidine kinase has product MSRDSAEFGLTIIVGPMFSGKTTELLRMLTRYRMAGYSTILVKPSIDRRYSDREVVSHDGLKMEALVIEPNFNGLLSVAEELKSADVIGIDELQFFEYNSKIVDFLLRISLEKRIFAAALNLDFRGEPWEIVKELLPRADEIISLQAVCTYIDPRTGKRCGSPATRTQRLIDGKAAPRDAPRILIGGRESYEPRCRRHHEVL; this is encoded by the coding sequence ATGAGCAGAGATTCAGCCGAATTCGGACTGACGATAATAGTTGGACCCATGTTCTCTGGGAAGACAACGGAGCTGCTCAGAATGCTAACCAGATACAGAATGGCCGGATACAGCACCATTCTGGTTAAGCCTTCCATAGACAGGAGATATTCAGACAGAGAGGTAGTCAGCCATGATGGACTCAAGATGGAGGCGCTTGTAATAGAGCCAAACTTCAATGGCTTGCTTTCAGTAGCAGAAGAGCTGAAGAGTGCAGATGTTATTGGAATAGACGAGCTCCAATTTTTCGAGTACAACAGCAAAATCGTTGATTTTCTTCTGAGGATTAGCCTAGAGAAAAGGATCTTTGCTGCCGCCCTAAATTTAGACTTCAGAGGAGAGCCCTGGGAGATAGTGAAGGAGCTGCTGCCAAGGGCAGACGAAATAATCTCCCTTCAGGCTGTTTGCACTTACATTGATCCAAGAACAGGGAAACGCTGCGGTTCTCCAGCAACGAGAACTCAAAGGTTAATAGATGGAAAAGCGGCACCAAGGGATGCTCCTCGAATATTAATAGGAGGGAGGGAGAGCTATGAGCCCAGATGCCGCAGACATCACGAGGTCCTCTAG
- a CDS encoding TldD/PmbA family protein, which translates to MLGLIDEGSRRGAAYVEVRYQADSGKAIMMRNGRVLSLSSFGGEGVGIRILLDGGIGFSSTNSLNKSSLREALERALSAARVAGRLKRRKTGMSDERVGKASYEALQKRRIDDLSVDLLVERARDAEKNARDALKEARLSVFAFSLSSHVQEKLLLTSDGAKIQSRIPRLYASINFVLEDSGRTLQRWREFGGSGGAELLDEWKIEEEMREEASNLEVVMLRGISPPNEKLDLVLGQEIVGLAMHESSGHPMEADRILGREAAQAGESFVKPERIGEKIGSALATVIDDPTIPGSMGFYLYDDEGIPARAKHLYREGVIWEPLMNREMAFMVGRKSNGSARAMNYASEPLVRMSNTYLEPGTMSFEELIEDIYFGLYVKSYMEWNIDDIRWNQRYVGLESYIIRNGEINEPVRNPVIEITTGDFYGKLVGKDKNLKFFPGTCGKGEPHQGIPVWFGGPNVRLRNVSVRALGD; encoded by the coding sequence TTGCTTGGTCTAATAGATGAGGGGAGTAGAAGAGGGGCAGCCTATGTTGAAGTGAGATATCAGGCAGACAGTGGAAAAGCTATAATGATGAGGAATGGGAGGGTTCTCAGCCTATCCTCATTTGGAGGAGAGGGTGTTGGAATAAGGATCCTCCTTGATGGAGGAATTGGGTTTTCCTCCACCAACAGCCTGAACAAATCATCCTTGCGTGAAGCATTAGAAAGGGCCCTTTCTGCTGCCAGGGTAGCAGGAAGGCTAAAGAGAAGAAAGACTGGGATGAGCGATGAGAGAGTAGGAAAAGCATCATATGAAGCTCTTCAGAAGAGGAGGATCGATGATTTGAGCGTAGATCTCCTGGTTGAGAGAGCCAGAGATGCTGAAAAAAATGCGAGAGATGCTTTGAAAGAGGCGAGACTGTCTGTTTTTGCCTTCTCCCTATCTTCCCACGTGCAGGAAAAGCTCCTGCTAACAAGCGACGGAGCAAAGATACAATCCAGAATTCCGAGGCTCTACGCGTCGATTAATTTTGTTCTGGAAGATTCCGGAAGGACCCTTCAGAGATGGAGGGAGTTCGGCGGAAGTGGAGGTGCTGAGCTGCTTGATGAGTGGAAGATTGAAGAGGAGATGCGGGAAGAAGCTTCAAACCTTGAAGTGGTTATGTTGAGGGGGATCTCCCCTCCAAACGAAAAGCTGGATTTAGTATTGGGACAGGAGATTGTTGGGCTGGCAATGCATGAGTCCTCGGGTCATCCTATGGAAGCCGATAGAATTCTGGGAAGAGAGGCAGCACAGGCCGGAGAGTCCTTTGTAAAGCCAGAGAGAATTGGAGAAAAAATTGGAAGCGCTTTAGCAACTGTGATAGATGATCCTACAATTCCTGGAAGCATGGGGTTCTATCTCTATGATGATGAAGGCATTCCTGCAAGGGCAAAACACCTCTATAGGGAGGGGGTCATTTGGGAGCCTCTTATGAACAGGGAAATGGCCTTCATGGTTGGTAGAAAGAGCAACGGGTCGGCAAGGGCAATGAACTATGCATCTGAGCCTCTCGTGAGAATGAGTAATACGTATTTGGAGCCTGGCACCATGAGCTTTGAGGAGCTGATTGAGGACATATACTTTGGCCTGTATGTGAAGAGCTACATGGAGTGGAACATCGATGATATAAGATGGAATCAGAGATATGTAGGACTCGAGTCGTACATTATTAGAAATGGGGAGATAAACGAGCCTGTGAGGAACCCAGTTATAGAGATAACAACTGGGGACTTCTATGGAAAGCTTGTTGGAAAGGACAAAAACCTGAAGTTTTTCCCTGGAACGTGTGGAAAGGGTGAACCTCATCAGGGGATCCCTGTTTGGTTTGGTGGACCTAACGTGAGGCTAAGAAACGTGAGCGTAAGAGCCCTGGGTGATTGA